The following proteins are encoded in a genomic region of Fibrobacter sp. UWR4:
- a CDS encoding ATP-binding protein — MEISSPGTLYGTLTLEEALSGRSSVRNKTLARTLEKVHVLEGWGSGFQRINTMCQEYGVALPEFTEIGDMFRVNFYRRQNSEIGDKSAINFKKMIVEYLAEHEEARSQEIADVIGLKISRTKDYITELVEEGKIVSNGANKNRTYSLKK; from the coding sequence GTGGAGATTTCTTCGCCAGGCACTCTTTACGGAACGCTGACTTTGGAAGAGGCCTTGAGTGGCCGCTCGTCCGTCCGTAACAAGACTCTTGCCCGCACTTTGGAAAAGGTTCATGTTCTCGAAGGATGGGGGTCTGGTTTCCAGCGAATTAATACGATGTGTCAGGAATACGGCGTAGCTCTCCCTGAATTCACCGAAATCGGAGACATGTTCCGAGTGAACTTTTATCGCCGACAGAATTCAGAAATCGGCGATAAATCGGCGATAAATTTCAAGAAAATGATTGTCGAATACCTTGCTGAACACGAAGAAGCCCGGTCTCAAGAAATTGCAGATGTTATTGGTTTGAAGATTTCTCGTACCAAGGACTATATCACAGAACTTGTAGAAGAAGGCAAAATTGTCTCCAACGGAGCGAACAAGAATAGGACATATTCTTTGAAAAAGTGA
- a CDS encoding ADP-ribosylglycohydrolase family protein produces MTEQEKAKKMKEIFRKAASNMCWGEMENEKTAQVKECAGEESHGNNQASPKPTLKKETCLLGAIAGDTIGAPYEFDCNNIKTTEFPLFNRASCWTDDSVMTVAVAEAVMAGFAGGQLAGDHPDARKPDPALTEKAMVASMQKWGQDYPYAGYGSNFRHWLVDKNPKPYNSWGNGSAMRVSAVGWAYDTLEEVEKFAEISARVTHNHPEGIKGAKAVAAAIFLGRAGKSKEEILDYVERTYGYPISKMTCDKIRPTYHMDESCQNTVPQAFCAFREGNSFEEVARLAVSLGGDSDTLCCIACSMAEAVYGIPAEIQQETINRLDEQMLKMLIRFQKFVASK; encoded by the coding sequence ATGACAGAACAGGAAAAAGCAAAGAAGATGAAGGAAATTTTTCGCAAGGCCGCAAGCAATATGTGCTGGGGTGAAATGGAAAATGAAAAAACGGCCCAGGTAAAGGAATGCGCAGGGGAAGAATCTCATGGAAATAATCAGGCTTCCCCGAAACCCACTCTGAAGAAGGAAACTTGCCTTCTGGGAGCTATTGCCGGCGATACCATCGGGGCACCTTATGAATTTGACTGTAACAACATCAAAACTACGGAATTCCCGCTGTTCAATCGTGCGTCATGCTGGACCGATGACAGCGTCATGACGGTGGCTGTGGCGGAAGCAGTAATGGCTGGATTCGCGGGCGGTCAACTTGCGGGCGACCACCCCGATGCTCGCAAACCTGACCCCGCCCTTACCGAAAAGGCTATGGTCGCTTCCATGCAAAAGTGGGGTCAGGATTATCCCTATGCAGGCTACGGCAGCAATTTCCGTCACTGGCTGGTCGATAAAAATCCAAAACCCTACAACAGCTGGGGAAACGGTTCCGCCATGCGCGTGTCTGCGGTGGGCTGGGCCTACGACACTTTGGAAGAAGTTGAAAAATTTGCTGAAATTTCTGCCCGCGTCACCCATAACCATCCCGAAGGAATCAAGGGCGCAAAGGCCGTCGCCGCCGCCATCTTCTTGGGGCGTGCAGGTAAGTCCAAGGAAGAAATCCTCGACTATGTGGAACGTACCTACGGATACCCCATCAGCAAGATGACCTGCGATAAAATTCGACCCACCTACCACATGGATGAATCCTGCCAGAATACGGTGCCTCAGGCCTTCTGCGCCTTCCGCGAGGGAAATTCATTTGAGGAGGTTGCCCGCCTGGCTGTTTCGTTGGGCGGCGACAGCGATACCCTTTGCTGTATCGCTTGCTCTATGGCAGAAGCCGTCTACGGCATCCCTGCAGAAATCCAGCAGGAGACCATCAACCGCCTGGATGAACAGATGCTGAAAATGCTAATCCGGTTTCAGAAATTTGTGGCTAGCAAGTAA
- a CDS encoding bile acid:sodium symporter family protein: MLKVIRAVTRFLSTYTSLFVIACAVVAFFAPVTFAWVRGNVSSVILGVIMLSMGLTLRVEDFRNLAKRPLDICAGALAQYTIMPLVALCLTKVFGLDPYLAVGIILVGCCPGGVSSNVMSYLAKGDVAFSVGMTTVSTLLAPIMTPLLVLWLADTSINVNAVGMFLNILYVTIGPVMIGFLCNYFLGHRDGFKELQANMPSVSVIGLALIVGGVIVTVRPHLLANGISLLFWVLAVVFCHNALGYVLGYSVGRVLKFTTAKKRTIAIEVGVQNAGMATVLAAAFFANPENIAANSNAALCVVPCAISCAYHSISGTVLAGIFAKLDKKKSK, encoded by the coding sequence ATGCTTAAAGTAATCAGGGCGGTGACCCGTTTTCTTTCCACCTATACGTCTCTTTTTGTAATCGCCTGCGCGGTGGTTGCCTTCTTTGCTCCTGTCACTTTCGCCTGGGTTCGCGGCAATGTCTCTTCCGTGATTCTCGGCGTCATCATGCTGTCTATGGGATTGACCCTTCGCGTTGAAGATTTCAGGAACCTGGCGAAGCGCCCGCTGGATATTTGTGCTGGCGCCTTGGCTCAGTACACTATCATGCCGCTGGTTGCCCTGTGCCTTACGAAAGTTTTCGGACTGGATCCGTATCTCGCTGTAGGTATCATTCTGGTGGGCTGCTGCCCCGGTGGCGTCTCCAGTAATGTGATGAGCTACCTGGCAAAAGGCGATGTGGCTTTCTCCGTGGGAATGACGACCGTCAGCACCTTGCTCGCTCCCATCATGACTCCGCTGCTAGTCTTGTGGCTTGCGGACACCAGCATCAATGTGAATGCGGTGGGCATGTTCCTGAACATTCTCTATGTGACCATCGGCCCCGTGATGATCGGTTTTCTCTGCAATTACTTTTTGGGGCATCGCGACGGATTCAAGGAACTGCAGGCCAACATGCCAAGCGTTAGTGTCATTGGACTTGCGCTTATTGTGGGTGGCGTTATCGTGACGGTTCGCCCTCATTTGCTGGCAAACGGTATAAGCCTGTTATTTTGGGTACTGGCGGTGGTGTTCTGCCACAATGCATTGGGCTATGTGCTGGGCTACAGCGTGGGACGCGTCCTCAAGTTCACCACCGCAAAAAAGCGCACCATCGCCATCGAAGTTGGCGTGCAGAATGCGGGCATGGCTACTGTGCTTGCGGCTGCCTTCTTTGCCAATCCCGAGAACATTGCTGCCAATTCCAACGCTGCCCTGTGTGTGGTTCCCTGCGCCATCAGCTGCGCCTATCATTCCATTAGCGGAACGGTTCTTGCCGGCATCTTTGCAAAACTGGACAAGAAAAAATCCAAATGA
- a CDS encoding formate/nitrite transporter family protein, producing the protein MIKSIFAGLMISVGCVSFLSVENKIAGTFLFSLGLYTIILLKFDLFTGKVGYLSTNRNLDYLKYLGKVWLGNLIGTCLGAATVAATRLTISTSALVAIKHNDNLLSLLILGVFCGMLMFIAVEGYKRCSNPLIVVLPVMGFILCGFEHCIADMFYFAFAIIKEITGGIANGSVAGNVAGNVAGNVAAFGGAAEIGSTLLRLAVITVGNLIGGCAVCYASVNINKDAQ; encoded by the coding sequence ATGATTAAGTCAATTTTTGCTGGCCTCATGATTAGTGTGGGATGCGTGAGCTTCCTTTCCGTCGAAAACAAGATTGCAGGAACGTTCCTGTTCTCCCTGGGTCTTTACACCATCATCCTGCTGAAATTCGACTTATTTACCGGCAAGGTGGGCTACCTCTCTACCAACCGAAACCTGGATTACCTGAAGTATCTGGGCAAGGTCTGGCTTGGAAACCTGATCGGCACCTGCCTTGGCGCGGCCACCGTGGCGGCCACCCGCCTTACCATTAGTACCAGCGCACTGGTGGCCATCAAGCATAACGACAACCTGCTGAGTCTTCTGATTCTGGGAGTGTTCTGCGGCATGCTCATGTTCATCGCCGTAGAAGGATACAAGCGCTGCAGCAACCCGCTGATTGTAGTGCTTCCCGTCATGGGATTTATCCTTTGTGGCTTTGAACACTGCATTGCCGACATGTTCTATTTCGCCTTCGCCATCATCAAGGAAATTACTGGCGGAATCGCGAATGGGAGCGTCGCCGGAAATGTTGCCGGGAACGTCGCTGGGAACGTCGCGGCCTTTGGCGGCGCCGCAGAAATCGGCAGCACCCTGTTGCGACTGGCGGTGATTACCGTAGGCAACCTTATAGGCGGATGCGCCGTTTGCTACGCCAGCGTGAACATCAACAAAGACGCTCAGTAA
- a CDS encoding glycoside hydrolase family 43 protein, with protein sequence MGVLKIVALAASVSLASSVAVHDPSVVIVYKDAAGNSYPENDAGKTRDKFYYIFGTMNGAAYSKNMLDWTEFTPKFSAGGKATSSFLDAFKAAADWSGHKTSDAVKGNMWAPDIIWNKKMGKWCLYTSINGDDWMSSIVLHTSNKIEGPYEYAGTVVYGGMDTQSAGKAGNLDYQKVTGSATIDSRYYMANNGTTNLGKWDGGYGVSAIDPNVFYDEDGILWMLYGSWSGGLFLLKLDDSNGLRDYSYKYETKWEGAAFKSAMTSDQYMGIHVGGGYYVSGEGSYIQYFKDADGNGYYYLFISYGFYSPDGGYSMRVFRSKDVKGPYVDVDGTSALFSRYIYNYGLTTDHGFPIIQNYKWSFWPDGSAEIADGHNSLLRDEDGSMYLVYHRKMDNGTAWHNVETHQLYFNKMGWIVAAPFEYKVGFGMTKTAFDESQIAGDFKIIMHDPYAQADGKFPINTEKNLQLNADGSVTGAYTGSWKYDFAKGRQYITFEMNGNTYEGVVLEQQQNDIGKATVTFSAMNKNGSRALWGYRVPKTETVNETKYYGGAKTVGDKSKKTAWDAYDDFAKVSVSGNFVTEFDFTNYTEAKENWNNWVLVFKNGDNTWYLRADAYSVETFSGSNVGYYGSWGTDWEKFKTMFKNGKVKIRAVKDGNVINVYAFLQDANCTSGTAGAAGKNCANELVYRVSATNAPSGNYDIYLGADAAYLDVSRIAYGSQADRIFVGTLDAGGVYNAGFNALKSSDYKVNGDFNVTFNFRNYGNGAASENWDNYVMRSSAGNATTLLRADAYAMDNAGTMEFKYDWNWDDFKSIMRNANIAMNVSRKGDVVTYNASIAGESGKSYNYQAVNSGASKNEMSLGFTCEKSGVDLLRIATNSVVGDSIPESGTLNVLHQINSGITGGNSWKLERKNNSIQLRNESSRGTRYFNILGKNIRMK encoded by the coding sequence ATGGGTGTTTTGAAAATTGTAGCACTAGCTGCAAGTGTTTCGCTTGCCAGCTCTGTGGCTGTTCACGATCCGTCGGTAGTCATCGTCTATAAGGATGCCGCCGGCAATTCCTATCCGGAAAATGATGCGGGCAAGACTCGCGATAAGTTCTACTACATATTCGGGACCATGAATGGGGCGGCCTATTCCAAGAATATGCTGGACTGGACCGAATTTACCCCCAAGTTCAGCGCCGGCGGCAAGGCTACCTCCAGCTTTTTGGATGCATTCAAGGCGGCCGCCGACTGGTCCGGCCACAAAACCAGCGATGCAGTGAAGGGTAACATGTGGGCCCCGGACATCATCTGGAACAAGAAGATGGGCAAGTGGTGTCTTTACACCTCCATCAATGGCGACGACTGGATGAGTTCCATTGTCCTCCACACTTCCAATAAGATTGAAGGCCCCTACGAATACGCCGGCACCGTGGTATACGGCGGCATGGATACACAATCCGCAGGCAAGGCCGGCAATCTGGATTACCAGAAGGTGACGGGTAGCGCCACTATTGACAGCCGTTACTACATGGCAAACAACGGCACTACCAATTTGGGCAAGTGGGACGGCGGCTACGGAGTCAGCGCTATCGACCCTAACGTGTTCTACGACGAAGACGGCATCCTGTGGATGCTTTATGGATCCTGGAGCGGGGGACTTTTCCTGCTGAAACTAGATGATTCCAACGGCCTTCGCGATTACAGCTACAAGTACGAAACCAAATGGGAAGGTGCCGCCTTCAAGAGCGCCATGACCAGCGACCAGTACATGGGTATTCATGTAGGTGGCGGCTATTATGTGAGTGGCGAAGGATCCTACATCCAGTATTTCAAGGATGCAGATGGCAACGGCTACTACTATCTGTTTATCAGCTACGGTTTCTACAGTCCTGACGGGGGATATTCCATGCGAGTGTTCCGTAGTAAGGACGTGAAAGGGCCCTACGTGGATGTGGATGGCACCTCCGCACTTTTCAGCAGGTATATTTACAACTACGGGCTTACAACCGACCACGGCTTCCCCATTATCCAGAACTACAAGTGGAGTTTCTGGCCCGACGGTAGCGCAGAAATTGCGGACGGCCACAATTCTCTACTTCGAGATGAAGACGGTTCCATGTATCTGGTTTACCATCGCAAGATGGATAACGGAACTGCATGGCACAACGTGGAAACCCACCAGCTTTACTTCAATAAGATGGGCTGGATCGTGGCTGCACCTTTTGAATACAAGGTGGGCTTCGGCATGACAAAAACGGCGTTTGACGAATCCCAGATTGCAGGGGATTTCAAGATTATCATGCACGATCCCTACGCACAGGCCGATGGCAAATTCCCCATCAATACAGAAAAGAACCTGCAGCTCAATGCGGACGGTTCCGTGACGGGAGCTTATACAGGTAGCTGGAAATACGATTTTGCCAAGGGCCGTCAGTACATCACCTTCGAAATGAACGGAAACACCTACGAAGGCGTTGTTCTGGAGCAGCAGCAGAACGATATAGGCAAGGCCACCGTAACGTTCTCCGCCATGAACAAGAACGGTTCCCGCGCTCTGTGGGGTTATCGCGTTCCCAAGACGGAAACCGTTAACGAGACTAAGTATTACGGCGGAGCAAAGACCGTTGGCGACAAGAGCAAGAAAACAGCCTGGGACGCCTACGACGATTTCGCCAAGGTTAGTGTCTCTGGAAATTTCGTTACGGAATTTGACTTTACCAACTATACGGAAGCTAAAGAAAATTGGAACAACTGGGTGCTCGTCTTCAAGAACGGCGACAACACTTGGTACCTGCGGGCTGACGCCTATTCTGTGGAAACCTTCAGCGGAAGTAACGTAGGATACTACGGTTCCTGGGGCACGGACTGGGAAAAATTCAAGACCATGTTCAAGAACGGCAAGGTTAAGATCCGCGCTGTGAAGGACGGAAACGTCATTAACGTTTATGCCTTCCTGCAGGACGCAAATTGCACCTCGGGAACTGCGGGTGCCGCCGGCAAGAACTGCGCCAATGAATTAGTGTATCGCGTATCCGCCACAAATGCACCTTCGGGAAATTACGACATTTACCTGGGTGCAGACGCTGCCTATCTGGACGTGAGCCGCATTGCCTACGGCTCTCAGGCGGACCGCATCTTCGTGGGAACCCTTGATGCAGGCGGCGTCTATAACGCAGGCTTTAACGCCCTGAAGAGTTCCGACTACAAGGTAAACGGGGACTTCAACGTGACTTTCAATTTCAGGAATTACGGCAACGGGGCTGCCTCCGAAAACTGGGACAACTACGTTATGCGTTCTTCCGCAGGGAACGCCACCACATTGCTCCGCGCCGACGCCTACGCCATGGATAACGCAGGAACCATGGAGTTCAAGTACGACTGGAACTGGGACGACTTCAAGTCCATCATGCGTAACGCAAACATCGCCATGAACGTTTCCCGCAAGGGCGACGTGGTGACGTACAACGCAAGCATCGCAGGCGAAAGCGGGAAGAGTTACAACTACCAGGCAGTAAACTCCGGCGCTTCCAAGAACGAAATGTCCCTGGGATTCACCTGCGAAAAGAGCGGCGTGGACCTGCTGCGAATTGCAACTAACAGCGTAGTCGGAGATTCCATACCCGAGTCTGGAACATTGAACGTTCTCCACCAGATTAACTCGGGAATCACAGGCGGAAACTCCTGGAAGTTGGAAAGAAAGAATAATTCCATCCAGCTGCGTAACGAAAGTTCCCGCGGAACACGGTACTTCAACATTTTGGGCAAAAACATCCGGATGAAATAG
- the uvrC gene encoding excinuclease ABC subunit UvrC, translating to MISVNEHIQRRIDELPDRPGVYIMKNAAGKIIYIGKAKVLKNRVRSYFDGSDHQGHRAATLMLPYIRDIEWIITETEAEALILEANLIRKHTPKYNVLLKDDKHFPYLAFSVREPFPRLFLTRSVKKDSNQYYGPFMSSRYVDKLKDIAARLFGIRECTMDLPARSPQRPCLNYHIGRCKAPCAGLISQEDYYKDVLQARLLLEGKRDDLVNIWTKEMNEAAANLDFEGAAKKRDAIQALQSTGIHAKTDTSDPNLSLDIVSLRRNGSLAAAVILEYRAGVLTGRRHYRLKCELEDDETEIFRQMILTWYAEAEFIPKEIATDVTLPEDAELLSDALSEKAGRKVFFNVPQRGEKLGFLKLAGANADMILVEMRAEVQKYSEINQSVFELQKVLGLKKTPFRIECVDISHLSGTNTVASLVAFKNGKPDKANYRKFIIKTVEGVDDFASMREVMTRRIRRLEDEGTPMPDLWVCDGGKGQVDATMQILKELGHDTDLPLIGLAKRLEEIVFPDDRKSIVLQRTSPALKLLQNARDEAHRFAITYQRSKRKKDLEVEWLKQPGVGHETRIKILSKYKSAEAFMAAPLEDIELLLGKVRGNKLREQVAAYCEEFITPFKDEEA from the coding sequence ATGATTTCAGTGAATGAACATATCCAGCGCAGAATCGACGAACTGCCCGACCGCCCCGGCGTTTACATCATGAAAAATGCCGCCGGGAAGATCATCTACATCGGCAAGGCAAAGGTCCTGAAGAACCGCGTCCGCAGCTACTTTGACGGTAGCGACCACCAGGGACACCGTGCGGCAACCCTTATGCTGCCTTACATCCGCGACATTGAATGGATCATTACTGAAACCGAAGCGGAAGCTTTGATCCTGGAAGCGAACCTGATCCGTAAGCACACACCCAAATACAACGTGCTGCTGAAAGACGACAAGCATTTTCCATACCTGGCATTCAGCGTTCGTGAGCCCTTCCCTCGCCTATTCCTTACAAGATCCGTAAAGAAGGACAGCAACCAGTACTACGGCCCTTTCATGAGTTCACGTTATGTGGACAAACTAAAGGACATCGCGGCGAGGCTATTCGGAATTCGTGAATGCACCATGGATCTGCCGGCTCGATCGCCCCAGAGACCTTGCCTGAACTACCATATCGGTCGATGCAAGGCTCCCTGCGCTGGACTCATTAGCCAGGAAGATTATTACAAGGACGTATTACAGGCACGCCTGTTATTGGAAGGAAAGCGAGACGACCTCGTCAATATCTGGACGAAGGAGATGAACGAGGCTGCCGCCAATTTGGACTTCGAAGGAGCGGCTAAAAAACGCGACGCCATTCAGGCGTTGCAGTCCACCGGCATTCACGCCAAGACGGACACGTCCGACCCCAACCTGTCCCTGGATATTGTATCCCTGCGAAGGAACGGCAGCCTGGCCGCCGCGGTGATTCTGGAATACCGCGCAGGCGTACTTACAGGACGTAGACATTACCGTCTGAAATGCGAACTGGAAGATGACGAAACTGAAATTTTCCGTCAGATGATTTTGACCTGGTACGCCGAGGCGGAATTTATCCCGAAGGAAATCGCAACGGACGTGACGCTGCCCGAAGATGCGGAACTGCTCAGCGACGCCCTTTCGGAAAAAGCCGGACGGAAAGTCTTCTTCAACGTTCCCCAGCGCGGGGAAAAGTTAGGCTTCCTGAAATTGGCTGGCGCTAACGCCGACATGATCCTGGTGGAAATGCGCGCGGAAGTGCAGAAGTATAGTGAAATCAACCAGAGCGTATTTGAACTGCAAAAAGTGTTGGGACTGAAAAAGACTCCCTTCCGGATTGAATGTGTGGACATTTCCCACCTGTCGGGAACGAACACCGTGGCAAGTCTCGTGGCGTTCAAGAACGGCAAGCCGGACAAGGCAAACTACCGCAAGTTCATTATCAAGACGGTGGAGGGCGTTGACGATTTCGCCAGCATGCGGGAAGTCATGACCCGCCGTATCCGCCGCCTGGAAGACGAAGGGACCCCCATGCCCGACCTGTGGGTATGTGACGGCGGTAAGGGCCAGGTGGACGCCACCATGCAAATCCTGAAGGAGCTGGGGCACGACACGGACCTGCCCCTCATCGGGCTGGCCAAACGTCTAGAAGAGATCGTGTTCCCCGATGACCGCAAGAGCATCGTGCTGCAGCGTACTAGCCCCGCCCTGAAATTACTGCAGAACGCCCGCGATGAAGCCCACCGCTTCGCCATTACCTACCAGCGTAGCAAACGCAAGAAGGACCTGGAAGTGGAATGGCTGAAACAGCCCGGCGTAGGTCACGAGACCCGCATTAAGATTCTCAGCAAGTACAAGAGCGCCGAAGCCTTCATGGCCGCGCCCCTGGAGGATATAGAACTCCTACTAGGCAAAGTCCGCGGCAACAAACTGAGAGAACAGGTGGCAGCCTACTGCGAAGAGTTCATCACCCCCTTCAAGGATGAAGAAGCTTAA
- a CDS encoding glycosyl transferase family 2: protein MNFENMNALSQKIEAVLGTVRVLKEENAKLRQQLGVAHAEVQDKTMLLETANANLMDCKAALDARANQVNAQEDSISAKQSEIDSLNGVISEKNGVIDSLNGQVAEKNGVIDSLNGQVSEKNGVIDSLNGQISEKNGIIDSLNGQISEKNGIIDSLNGQVSEKNGIIDSLNGQINDKLVSLANMAEQVNALKSQIAVKNDELAAKQEEINSLNGQVEGLQNQTQNQAHEFAEAQEQFNNLLSTIENELGEALPVAPLEIKDEEPQEDLPTVEVHGADENAEKDEQKSSAGQEGRQTSFFD from the coding sequence ATGAATTTTGAAAACATGAATGCCCTTTCCCAGAAGATCGAGGCGGTCCTGGGAACGGTTCGCGTCCTCAAGGAGGAAAATGCGAAACTTCGGCAGCAGCTCGGCGTGGCACACGCAGAGGTCCAGGACAAGACCATGCTGCTGGAAACTGCAAATGCAAATTTGATGGATTGCAAGGCAGCTCTTGATGCCCGTGCCAACCAGGTTAACGCTCAGGAAGATTCCATCAGCGCCAAGCAGAGTGAAATTGATTCCCTGAACGGCGTGATTTCTGAAAAGAACGGCGTCATCGATTCACTCAACGGTCAGGTTGCCGAAAAGAACGGCGTCATCGATTCCCTCAACGGTCAGGTTTCCGAAAAGAACGGCGTTATCGATTCCCTCAACGGTCAGATTTCCGAAAAGAACGGCATCATTGATTCCCTCAACGGTCAGATTTCCGAAAAGAACGGCATCATCGATTCTCTCAACGGTCAGGTTTCCGAAAAGAACGGCATCATCGACTCTCTCAACGGTCAGATCAACGACAAACTTGTTTCCCTTGCAAACATGGCGGAACAGGTCAATGCTCTCAAGAGCCAGATTGCCGTCAAGAACGATGAACTCGCTGCCAAACAGGAAGAAATCAATTCCCTGAATGGCCAGGTGGAAGGTCTTCAGAATCAGACGCAGAACCAGGCGCACGAATTTGCGGAAGCGCAGGAACAGTTCAATAACCTTCTTTCCACCATCGAGAACGAACTGGGCGAAGCTCTCCCCGTCGCTCCCCTGGAAATCAAGGACGAAGAACCTCAGGAAGATTTGCCCACGGTCGAAGTTCATGGCGCAGACGAAAATGCTGAAAAGGACGAACAAAAGTCCTCTGCTGGTCAGGAGGGCCGGCAAACAAGTTTTTTCGACTAA
- a CDS encoding FISUMP domain-containing protein, producing the protein MKKITALLGFLGVVSMFSACSETISEPSSDDYQANVGTSSAAGSTNAGVNSSASSAPNTNVTDDTGNSGNTGNTGTRDTTFIRDTVRVEAPVKDYVAPYSSTGVFCWSAECSATVNSATSTATSSAATIEVNMSSTIPTPPLVSGNQMIDQRDQKSYKVKTIAGKMWMEENINYATKSGYFCQAPGGDDMCATYGGFYSYAGALRACPDGWRLPTEAEVTALDADVKHEWWQVGGRFKLADDAITEYGLKEEQGYIWIQADGEYSSFRVKNYGEDSPHEFQAGSTGERAYNVRCVQN; encoded by the coding sequence ATGAAAAAGATTACTGCATTATTGGGATTTTTGGGTGTAGTAAGCATGTTTTCTGCCTGTTCCGAGACGATCAGCGAGCCTAGCTCCGACGACTACCAGGCAAATGTGGGTACTTCCAGCGCTGCAGGTTCTACCAACGCAGGCGTAAATAGTTCGGCATCCTCCGCTCCGAACACCAACGTTACCGACGATACCGGCAACAGCGGCAATACCGGGAACACGGGCACCCGTGATACCACCTTCATCAGGGATACGGTCCGTGTGGAGGCTCCGGTCAAGGATTATGTAGCGCCCTATTCCAGCACGGGTGTATTCTGTTGGAGTGCAGAATGCAGCGCCACGGTAAACAGCGCAACCTCTACGGCAACGTCCTCTGCGGCCACTATCGAAGTGAATATGTCTTCCACCATTCCCACGCCTCCCCTGGTCAGTGGGAACCAAATGATTGACCAACGCGACCAGAAGAGCTACAAGGTCAAGACCATCGCCGGCAAGATGTGGATGGAAGAAAACATCAATTACGCAACCAAGAGCGGCTATTTCTGCCAGGCCCCCGGTGGTGACGACATGTGCGCAACCTACGGTGGCTTCTACAGCTACGCAGGCGCTCTTAGAGCATGTCCGGATGGCTGGCGTTTGCCCACCGAAGCCGAAGTCACCGCTCTTGACGCCGATGTCAAACACGAATGGTGGCAGGTCGGAGGCCGCTTCAAGCTGGCTGACGACGCCATAACCGAATACGGACTCAAGGAAGAACAGGGCTACATCTGGATCCAGGCAGACGGGGAATACTCCTCCTTCCGCGTGAAGAACTACGGAGAAGACAGCCCTCACGAATTCCAGGCAGGCTCTACCGGCGAACGCGCCTACAACGTCCGCTGCGTCCAGAACTAA
- a CDS encoding NADH-quinone oxidoreductase subunit A, with protein MTNVEIFDTTFAMTILVVLALVVPTVLLLANWLLHPGKIKNAEIKGTSYECGIAHVSGTSNERYPVKYYMVAMLFLVFDLEVAFLYPWTIQFLVGDWSLLFVLLGFLVILEAGYIYLMKKGVLNWTRVQD; from the coding sequence ATGACGAACGTTGAAATTTTTGATACCACTTTTGCCATGACCATTCTGGTGGTCCTGGCTCTCGTTGTCCCCACCGTTCTGCTGCTGGCCAACTGGCTGCTCCACCCCGGTAAGATCAAGAATGCCGAAATCAAGGGTACCTCCTACGAATGCGGTATCGCCCATGTTTCCGGTACTTCCAACGAACGTTATCCTGTTAAGTATTATATGGTTGCTATGCTGTTCCTGGTGTTCGACCTGGAAGTGGCATTCCTCTATCCCTGGACCATCCAGTTCCTCGTAGGTGACTGGAGCCTCCTGTTCGTCCTCCTCGGATTCCTCGTGATCCTGGAAGCTGGCTATATCTACCTCATGAAGAAGGGCGTCCTCAACTGGACTCGTGTCCAGGACTAA